TCTGGCTTTCATTGCTCTGGGGGCCTCCACCCTGACTCTGGATGCAGAAGGACCCATCACCGAAACCGCTGAATTTGAGATGCCAGAGGCTGCAATCCTTCAGGAAGCCTTGAACGGTTTTCTGGGGCCTCAACAGCAGATTCCCCCTCAATTCAGTGCCATTCAGGTGGGTGGGGTGCGGGCTTATGACATTGCCCGTCAGGGAGGCTCAATTGATTTGCCTGCCCGGTCCATCACCATCCACGAATTGACTTTGCTGGGGGTCAGTGACGCCCAGAGCCTTCCTGCATTGGGATTCGGTCCCAAAGAAACAGGGTGGGATCTGGACCCCGCAGGACGCCAGTTCTCTTTCCCAGAGCAACTTGGGAATTTTCCAGTGTTGATGGTGCGTTGCAGCGTCAGTTCAGGCTCTTACATCCGTGCTCTGGCCAGAGATGTGGGATTGGCTCTGGGCGTTCCTGCCCACCTTGCAGGTCTGGTCCGAACAAGGGCCGGAAAATACCACCTGCAAGACTGTGTGACCCTTGAAGCCCTCCCTGAGGCCACAGGTTTTCCAGAAACCTCTGCCTTGGAATTTCCAGTGCTGGAAGTGGATGTAGAACTGGCACGCAGATTGCGTTCAGGACAAAAAATCCGCCATGACACGGATGGCCGCCTCGTGATCCTGCACGAAGGGGCTCTGGTCGCTGTGGCCGAAGTCACCGATGGGGTTTTGAAGGTGCTCAGGGTCTGGCACTGACCCTTGACCTTCACCCAGCGTGAGCCACGAGACTGTTTGCGGGTGAAGCCATGTTCAAGATCGGTGAATTTGCACACATCACAGGGGTGACCCTGCGAACCCTCAGGCACTATGACGAGGTGGGGTTGCTCTCTCCAGAGCGCCTGTCTGAGAACGGATACCGCATGTATTCCGCACAGGACCTGCAGAAAATGCAGCAGATCCTGTCTTTGCGGGAGCTGGGTGTTCCTCTGGACACCATCAGACAGGTTCTGGTGGGCCCACCGGCCTCTTTGCAGGAGGTTTTGCAGGAACACCGCAGGATGCTGCAACAAGAACTTGAGCAGCTTCAATCCAGAATCAAGCGTCTGGAACACAGACTGCAGGAGGTTCGCATGTACAGTCCCGAGATCCGTTCCATCCCGGCCCGCCATGTGCTGTCCACCCGTGAAACCGCACAGGATTACCAGCATGTCACTGCACCGATGCAGGTCCTCTGGAACAGGCTCTGCCAGCACATTGAGCATCATCCTGTCGAGCGCACTGGACCAGACACCGTCATCTGGCATGGCGATTATGGAGACATGGCCGCCTTCACGCTGGAATTGGTGTTTCCCATTGAAAAACCTGTTGAAGGCACCTCTGAAATCGAGTGCCACCTTCAAGAGGCAACCCCTGAGATGGGAGTGGTGTTGCATCGGGGCAGTTATGAGGTCCTTGGAGAGGCTTATGCAGCTCTGGCCACCTTTCTGGAAGCACAGGGATATGAACGGGCAGGCCACATGCGTGAAGTGTATTTGCACTTCGATGCAGACGAAAACCAGCACCTGACGGAAATCCACATTCCAGTCAAGCAGAAGACCTGAAGCCTTGGATGTAAAGTTATACTCGAGCTTCAATATTTATGCCTTTGTCGACATCCATCCTGAAACATCTCAGGGTGGATGTTTTTCGTGTGCAATCAACACTTATCTTGACCGGGTTCAGTCGCTCAAAATGAGGAAAAAACCATCTTCCCTTTTGCAGGGCAAATCGGTTATCTTAAGGTTCAAGCAACTTGTATACAGGATACACAACATGTGTGTCTGAGCAGCAATGTGCTTTCGCAATACCAGACTTCTGCAAAGAAGTGCTGAGAAGGAAGGTCAACATGATCATCGGCTTGCCTAAAGAAATCAAAGTCAAAGAAAACCGCGTGGCCCTTACCGACGGTGGCGTAGCCAGTCTGGTTCGCCGTGGGCACACGGTTCTGGTTGAACGTGGCGCAGGTGTGGGCTCGGGCATCTCCGACGAAGCCTACCTCGCTGCTGGCGCACAGCTTGTCTCGGTAGACGAAGCCTGGGGCGCAGACATGGTCGTCAAAGTCAAAGAACCCATCGAGCGGGAATACAAGTACCTCAGAAAAGGGCTCTTGCTGTTCACCTACCTGCACCTTGCTGCAGACAAACCCCTCACAGACCGCCTGATGGAAAGCGGAACCACCGGTGTGGCCTACGAAACCGTGCAACTGCCTGACGGAAGCCTGCCCCTGCTCACCCCCATGAGCGAAGTGGCCGGACGCCTGTCAGTGCAGGCCGGAGCCTACCACCTGCAAAAACCCAACGGTGGTCTGGGCGTACTGCTCGGCGGCGTTCCCGGTGTGGAGCCCGGCAAAGTGGTCATCCTCGGGGGTGGTGTGGTCGGGACCAACGCGGCCAAAATGGCCATGGGCCTCGGGGCACAGGTGACCATTCTGGACGTCAGCCACAAACGCCTGCAATACCTCGATGATGTGTTCGGAGGCCGTCTGGTCACCCTGATGAGCACCGAAGAGAACATCCGCAAAACCATTGCCCAGGCCGATCTGGTCATCGGTGGCGTGCTGATCCCCGGAGCCAAAGCCCCCCACCTGATCACCAGAGACATGCTTTCCCTGATGAAACCCGGCAGTGTGATTGTGGATGTGGCCGTGGACCAGGGTGGATGCGTGGAAACCATCCATGCCACCACCCACGACGATCCCACTTATGTGATCGATGATGTGGTGCACTACGGCGTGGCCAACATGCCCGGTGCAGTGCCCAGAACCAGCACCTACGCCCTGACCAACCAGACCATCCGTTACGCTCTGGAACTGGCAGACAAAGGTCTGGATGCCCTGACCAGCAACCCTGCCCTGCTGAAAGGCCTGAACACTTATCAGGGCGAATGCACCAACGAAGGGGTTGCAGAAGCCTTCGGACTGAAGTTTGTGGACCCTACTGAAGCCCTGAAAAAAGTGCTGGCCTGACCAGAGCAAAAAACAAAAAGGAGGTCTTTTCAGACCTCCTTTTTTCATGCACTCTGGATTTTATTTGTTTTCAGGGGTTTCAGGTTTGGTTGGGGTTTCAGGGGTTTCAGGCTTCTTGGGGGTTTCTTCGTCGTCTTTGAGGAGGTCTGTTAAAAAGCTCCTGCCATCAATGCTCAAACGAAGCAGCACACTTTTGTCTTGATTTTTGTAGTTGTTTTTGATGCCCACAGTATAGTACATGGGAATTTCTTTGATGTCCTTTTCCACCTTGATGCGATAAGTCACATCAATGCTGTCATAGTAGTAGTATCCACTTTCATCATAAGTGTTGTAAAGACTGTCAATCTCACGACGGGCTTCAACATAAGCAATCTGGACATCGACACCTGCTGCAGGAGAGACAGAATTCACGGTCAGCATTCCACTGAGTTCACTGGCATACACATCGCCTTCTCTGGGTGTTTCTGACACCTGAACCGACTTGTCCACGAGTTTGGAAAAATCACCATCCCAATATTTTTCGGAATAGGCCACTGTGGCATAAGTGATGGTGCCCGACTTGACCGCAATGGTGCTCAGACTTTCGTATCTCTCAGCTTTATAAGGATTCTTAGAGTTATTGACGCCCGCCGCCGGAGCACACGCAATCAATCCAACCATTAAACCACAGACCAACAACATATTACGCATTTTTCACCTACTGGGTCTCAAAGACTCCTGAAATATTATGAATGTTGGATGAAATTTTTGCAAGAAGAACAAGAAGGATTAAGCCAAATTTCCTAGAGGTGTCATCAAACGACATCAAAGAATCAGCAGGTCATCTTGCAAATTGAAACCATGCTCTGGGGTTTCACCTGAAGACTTCACGGACCTGAAAGTCCAGAGGCTTTTCCAGTTTGCCATCAAACGACAAAAACACCCGATAATTCCCACTGTAGCCGATGTCTGTGGCAACGGTTTTGAAAGTCAGGGTCAGATGATCAACGAATGTCACCCGTGTTCCTGTTCGGTCTTTGATTTTCCTGAACCCTTCAACTTTGACCAGTTCAAAAACCACTTTGTCTTCAGCAGGATCTTTCAAAAGGAACCGTGAAGTGAAATCTCCCAAGGGAATGCTGTCCCCTGTGAAGGTTGCAAATTCAGAATCTGGTCGCAGTGCAGTGAATGTTTTTCCTGAACCGGTCAATTCCAGAGCCGTATAAGACATTGAGAAATAAGAGGTGCCATGGGGAATGTTCACCGATTGGCCCGCAGCAAACACATTTGGGGCATCCTTGCTGGAGCCTGCAGGAATTGGAGCGCATCCAAAAAACAAAGTGACCATCAGCATCCCGAACCATTTTTTCTGAGAATCCATTGAAACTTTTTGCATGAACACCATTATGCATTGTTCATGTGTCCTCTCAAAAGCCTCAACTCCGGTATACTCTGAGGTTTATAGAGGTAAACATGAAAGGACACATTACCATCACTGAAGGGGCCCTCGCTGCCCTGATTGGTCTGACGGCACACGAAATTCCCGGCGTGGTGGGGATGTCCCCTGCCAACATCCGAGACGGCCTGAGAAAGATTCTGGGCAAAGCCCAGGCTTCTGAAGGGGTCACCATCAAAAAAGACAGCAACGGTCAGTACAGTGCTGACCTGTATGTGATTGTGGCTTTTGGCGTCAACATTCCCATTGTGGCCCGCAACATCGAAGAAAAAGTCAAAGACTTTGTCAAACGCAATGCAGGCATTGAGCTTGCAGGAGTGACGGTGCATGCGGTTGGAGTCAGCCATGCCTGAAACCCTCACCCCTCAACAGATTGCCGCCTCTTTGCGTTATGCCACCGACTGGCTCGGGGTGTATAAAGAGCAGGTGAACGCCCTGAACGTGTACCCCGTTCCAGACGGCGACACGGGCACCAACATGCACCTCACCATGCAGTCCATCCGCCGGGAACTCGACACCTGCGATGAAAACAACATGCCCAGCGTGGCCAAGGCCATCGCTTACGGGGGTCTGCTCGGGGCCAGAGGCAACAGTGGCGTGATCCTGAGCCAACTCTTCAAAGGCTTCTCTGAGAGCATCCGTGATCACAAAACCGTGTCTGTGGACACCCTGAAAACCGCTTTTGAGCAAGCCTCCAGACTGGGCTACGCTGCTGTGATGAAACCCGTAGAGGGCACCATCCTGACCGTTGCCCGAGAAGTGGGCTCTGGGGCACGCAAAGCCAAAGTGACCACCATTGAGGAACTGCTGGAATGTGCTTTGAAGTCAGGACAGATCGCTCTGGACAACACCCCAAATCAGCTTCCCGCCCTCAAACAGGCCGGAGTGGTGGACAGTGGGGGTCAGGGTTACCTGTATCTGCTGGAAGGCATGCTGGCTTACTTGCACAACCGTGCCCTTCCCGAAGCTCCCAAAATCGAGTCTTACGCAGGTCAGGGTGTGGAACACGAGGAGTTTGGTTACTGCACCGAATTCCTGATGAAAGACTGCACCTTGCCCATCGAAAAGGTCCGTGAACTGGTGGCCCCTTACGGGGACAGTTTGCTGGTGGTGGGCGCTGAAGGATACGTCAAAGGGCACATCCACACCAACGAACCAGACGAGTTGCTTTCCACGGTGGCCAGACACGGCAACATGGTCCGCACCAAAGTGGAAGACATGAGCGAACAGCACACCGAAATCCTTGCCATGGCAGGGGCCAGCACCCGGGCAGAAGAAGACCTCCCCCAGAGTGGTCTGGTGGCAGTGGCAAGTGGGTACGGCTTGGTGAAAGTGTTCCGTTCTCTGGGTGCCCGTGTGGTCTCGGGAGGACAAACCCAGAACCCCAGTGTGCAGGACATTCTGGATGCAGCAAAATCCGTGACCGCCAGAGAAATCATCATTCTGCCCAACAACAAAAACGTGATCATGGCCGCCCAGAAAGCCGCAGAGTTGCTGGGACCCCATGTGAAGGTGCTGCCCACCCGCACCCTCGGGCAGGGCATGAGTGCAGCCATCGGCTTTTCCAGCTTCTCCCCTGTTGAAGAGCAACTGGAAATGATGCAGGACAGCGCCAATCGGGTCACCACTCTGGAAGTCACCCGGGCTTCCAGAAGCGTTGAACTCAACGGTCTGAACATTGAAGAAGGCGGGGTCATTGGCCTGAAAGACGATGAACTGGTGCATGCAGGGGGCACCCCAGAGGAAGCCGTTCTGACCATGCTGCGTCAGGTGCACACCGATCAGACTGTGGCCACCATTTTCACGGGTCCCAATGTCGATCAAGAGCAAATTGATGGTCTCATGAACACGCTTCAGGAGGCTTTCCCCGATTTGATGGTGGAAATCCATGCTGGCGGGCCGGACCTGTACGATTATCTGGTGACTCTGGAGTGATCCAAGTTGGTCAAAAACCCTCAGCCCTTAAAGCTGAGGGTTTTTTGCAAAAGGCATAATGCAGATTGCTTTTTGACCATTCACACAGAAGCCAGCAACACAGGCCAGCATTCTCATGCCTCGCGCAATGTTGCCCTCTCTGAGGAGGCCTCAACCTCCCATTTGATGCTGTGGCTTTGGAGTTGCCTTGTTCTTCTGCCTTCTGCACCCCATCTGTTTTCCACACGTCCATTTTTTTCATGCAGGTGCGGTAGGATGGGGCCTGTATGATTGATCCCCACCAGTTTCCGTTTGATGCGCAATGCCACCCGGAGGCCAGAGCGGCCCACCGCATCACTTTTGTGGCACAGGATTGTGACGAAAACACCGCCTTTGCGGCCTTGCAAGGGGCATCCCGGCATGGCAATGAATTCATTGAACAGGCTCTGGAACGGGGTGCTCCTTTTGTGCTGACCAATCTGGATGTGCCCCGTGCCCTGAAGGTGGAAGATGCCACTGCGGCCTTGCGCCAGTGGGCACGCCACCAGAGGGACCAGCATGACCATGCAGTCATTGGAATCACCGGAAGTGCAGGCAAAACCACCGCCAAAGAACATGTCCGTGCAGCCGTGGATGGGGTGTGCACCCCCGGCAACCTGAACACCCTGAATGCCATTTCTTGTTTCCTCTTGGAACATGCCACCATCACCCCTGCCCCTCTGGTGGTGGAAATGGGCATCGACCGCATGGGTGAAATGCAAGAACTGGTGGCTCTGGTTTCACCGGATTATGGTGTGGTGACCGCTGTGGGTGAGGCGCATCTGGAATTCCTGAAAACCGTGGAAAACGTTGCACGCGAGAAAGGGGTCATTTTGCAGGCCCGCAAACTCGGGGTGGTCAGCCAGAGGTGCAGCCATTTTTATCCGGGTTTGCCCACTTACGGCTTCGAGCAGGGTACTTTTCAGGGCAAAAACCTGAATTTCGATCCCGAGCAGTGCCACTTCCAGTTCATGGATCAGGGCGTGACGGTTCCCACCACTTCTCAGGTGGTTGCAGAAGCTGCTGTGCTGGCTCTGGGACTGGCCAGCGAACTGAAAATCCCTTTGCGTGAAGCTGCAGAGCGCCTCCAGAGTGTGGATGTGCCGGGCGGGCGCTTCCGGGTTCATGTGGGCCGGATCACCGTCATTGACGACACTTACAACGCCAATCCCATTTCGATGCGGGCCAGTCTGGAAAACCTCAAGCATTACAAAGGTCGCAAATTGGCCGTGCTGGGTGACATGCTGGAGCTTGGACCCGACGCTGCAGGGTTTCACCGCAGCATCGGGAATTTTGCCCAGCAGTACGCCGATCTGGTGTTCAGCGTGGGTGAGCATGCCGCTCAACTTTCCGCCCATCCACAAACCGACATGCAAGCTCTGATCCACACCCTCAAACAGGAAGTGCGGGCCGGGGATGTGGTGCTGTTCAAAGCCTCCAGAGGGGTCAGGCTCGAACAGGCGGTGCAGGCCATCAAAGAGGCTTTTGGTGTTTAAACGTCTGGCGGTGTTCATGCTGGCTCTGGTGTCCTGCGCTCCGTCAGCACAGGTGGGACCTCAAGGCAAAAGCCTGTCTGTGGCCACGTTTTCCAGAGGGATCGCTTGGGGTTCAGGGCGCACGGTGTACATCCTTCAAGGGCCCCGTTTTGAGCTGGAAAAAATCTCTTTGCCTGCCAACCTCTCTGGACTGGCATGGTGGAACGAAGAGGTATACGCCAGCCTTCCTGATGCGAGTTGGGTGATCCGGGTGCAAGGGGTATCGGATGTGCGCCCTGTGGGACGGGCACGCGCCCTCAGCAACAACCTGATTTACCTCGAAAATGGTGGGGTTTTGAACCCCTCAGGGAACAGCGCCTCTTACCGCTTTCCGGGTTTCATCGAAGACCTCTTGAGCGTGGAGGGCACCGATTACGTGCTGGCCAGTGGCAAGATCTATCAATTGCAGGAAGGCAAAACCACCTTTTTGCGCAACAGCAGCGATGCTTTTCTGTATGCAGTGCCAAACGGGGTACAAACCGCTGCGGTTCCCACAGTGCAAGTGAGAAACAAGCAATTTGTGCTTCAAGGGCAAAAAGTGCTGCTCAAAGACCTGCAAAATGAGGTTTTGAACACCTGGAGCCTGCCTTCTCAGAAGGAATGCCACTTGGGCGTGGTGTACGATCAAGTCATGCTGGTTTGCAAAGACGGATTTTTTCAGCGTTTTGATCTGGAGTTGAACGCAGTCGGGAGTGCGAAGTGAGTGAACTTCTCAACGTGGTGTGGGGGGCTCTGGCCGCCTGGTTTTTTGTCGGCCTGTTTCTGGGCATCGCCAGAAGGCGCGGATGGGGCCAGACCGTACGCAAAGACGGTCCCCAGACCCACTTGGTGAAACAGGGCACACCCACCATGGGTGGTGCGCCTTTCGTGGTGGCTTTGTTGTTTGTGTGGGTGCTCAATCACATCCAGACCGGGCTCACCGAGGTGAAACCTCAGGAAGTGGTGTTGCTGCTCAGCATTGTGCTGATGGGCATCATCGGGCTGATTGACGATTACCTGATTGTGCGTTCCAAACTGACCGGAGCAGCAGAACGGGGCGGCCTGATGGCCCGCTACAAAATCGCTTTGCAGATTGTGGTGGGTCTGGCATTCGGGATTGCCTCTGCCAGACTGGCGCACCCCACCACCATGGACTGGGTGTTCTGGTTTGATTTGCTGTTCAACACTTTTGTGATGGTGGGTGCTGTAAACGCCTTCAACTTCACCGATGGGGTCGATGGCCTGTGTGCAGGGGTGACCCTGATCATCATTTTGCCCCTGATCGGGGTGTCTCCGGTGGTCGCCATCATGGCAGGGTGCATCGTGGGTTACCTCTGGTACAACTGGAAACCTGCCAGCATTTTCATGGGAGATGTCGGCTCACACGCACTGGGGGCTCTGGCTGCCGGGGCTTACATCCTGTATGACCACACCTGGCTTTTGCCGATTGCTGCTGTGGTTCCCGTCATGGAAATCCTGAGTGTGGCCCTGCAAGTGGCCTACTTCAGGCAAACCGGAGGCAAACGCATCTTCAAAATGACCCCCATCCACCACCACTTTGAACTGAGTGGCTGGCAGGAAGGCAAAGTGGCCGGTCGTTTCTTTGCCATCACGGCCATTTTCACGGCTCTGGCATGGGGCCTTTTCGGGAAAGCACAATGAACGCCCTGATCTACGGACTCGGACGCTCAGGTCGCGGGGTGGCCCGTTACCTGAAAAAACTGGGCTGGAATGCCGAATGGCTGGACCAGAGGCCCCAACCAGAGGACCTCGAACTGGTTTCAGAACTGGGGTTTCAGCAAGGCTCTGCAGACCAAGCTTACCCATGGGTGATTGCTGCTCCGGGCGTACCCATTGACCATCCAGATCTGGAAAAACTGCGGTCTCTGGGTGCAAAAGTGATCGGAGAACTGGAACTGGGCTTCCTGACCCGCAGAACCCCGATTGTCGGAATCACAGGGACAGCAGGCAAAGGGGGAACCAGTGTGCTGATCACCCAACTGCTGCAAGCCTCTGGTCTGAATGCCCGGATTGGGGGCAACTTCGACCCGCCTTTTCTGGACATCATCGACGATGCCGAAGTGGCCGTGGTGGAGATTTCTTCTTTCCAACTGGAACGCATCCAGACCTTCAGACCCCATGTGGCGGTGATCACCAACATGGACATCGACCATCTGGACCGCCACAAAACCATCGAGGCGTACCACGGGGCCAAATGGCGCATTCAGGAAAACCAGCTTTCCGACGACACCTTGGTCGTGATGGAAGAACTGCAGGTGCCCTCCTCTGCCCGGGCACGCATCCTGAAATTTGCCCGCATGCCAGAGCAAATCCGGTTGCAAAACGGTGATCTGGTGCTGGACGCAGCAAATTTGCCCAGAGGGATCCATCCTGCCAATGCACAAGCAGCCGTGCTGGCCACCGAAAGCTACCTGCAACAAATCCAGAAACCGCTGGATGTGCAGGCCATCCGTCAGGCTCTGCTGGAAGCAGAACCCGTCAAGGGCCGCAATGAACGGGTGGCCACCCACCAGAACATTGATTTTGTTGTCGATTCGATTGCCACACGCACCATCGCTGTGAAATCTGCTCTGGAACAAGCCAGAGCCCCCATCGTCTGGCTGGTGGGTGGTCGGGACAAAGGGGCCGCTCTGGAACCTTTGCAGGAAGTGGCCCAGCAGAAAGTCAAATTCATTGTGGGTTTCGGAGAGGCTGGAGCGCAGTTTGCAAGCGCCTTTAACCTTCCCCACCAGATCATCTTTGAGGCAGATGGAGATGCTACCATCAGAGAAGCTGTAAAAGCCGCTGCCGAGCAGCTTCCTGAGGGTGGAACGGTGCTGCTCGCCCCACTGGGGACCAGTTTCGACCAGTTCAAGGATTACAAAGATCGGGAGCGGGCTTTTCGGGAGGCTGTCCAGTGCTATACGAAGGAACCCTGAAACCCACCCTCACCTTAAAAAGCCGCCAGTACCAGCAACTCCTCTGGCTTGCACAGGGCATCCTCGGGGTGCTTGGCATGATCGGGGTGGCCACAGCCATGCCTGGAGAGCTGACCGGCCACATCCCACAAACCCTGCTGGCCATGCTGGCTGCCTTCATTTTTGCGATGCTGAGGCCCAAAGGGATCATTCGGATTGCACCCTTCATGTGGGTGGTCTCCCTGATCCTGCTGGTCCTAACCCTGTTCATCGGGGTGGGGGGCAACGACAGTGAAGTGAAACGCTGGCTGGAAATCGGTCCCATCCGCTTTCAACCTTCCGAAATCGCCAAACTGACCCTGATCATGCAACTCGGCAGCGCCTTTGCCCGCAAAGGGGTCAATGCCAAACTCTGGCAGAGCAGCCTGATGATCATGACCACCACTTTTCTGGTGATTCTGGAACCAGACCTCGGGACCAGCGTGCTGATTTTTGCCTCAGGCATCCTGATGATGTTCGCTGCAGGGGTGCGATTCACCAGCATCAGTGCCCTGATCCTGTCGTTGTTTCTGGTGGCCTTGCCTTTTGCCAGCAGTTATCTGGAACGTCACCCTTACATCACCGCCCGTTTCTTCGGTCACGTGAACACCGTACAGGGCAAAGACACTTCGCAGGACTCGGGATACCAGATCAAACAGGCCCGCAAAGCCATGGAACGGGGTGGGCTCTGGGGACAAGGGGTGGATGGACGCATGCCCAGACTCCCGGCCAAAGACACCGACATGATCATTGCCAGTGTGGCCTTCGCCACAGGGTTCATTGGTGTGGCGATGGTGATTCTGGCGTACTGGTTGGTGGCCTATGTGGGACTCGGGGCATCGGCCATGGTGGTGAGTGCGGGAACGTTCCGACCGCATTTGCACGCTGCCAGCATCATGGCGACCGGAGCGATGTTCATGATTGTGGGACAGGCCTTTGTGAACCTGTGTGTGGCCATCGGCCTCTTTCCTGTGACCGGGGTACCTTTACCGATGGTGTCCAACGGAGGCAGTTCACAACTGTCCATGGGCATTGCTTTTGGCCTGATCCACTCGGCTTTGCGTGAAGTCCGTCTGGCCGAAGGGACCAACCCAGAGCACGCCTCCGCCTTGTAAATTCTTCTGTCAACAATCTCCAGAGACTGAAGTGATTGCTTCAGTCTTTTTTATGATACAAGTGATTTCCCTAAAAACAAATGTCATTATTCAAGCAGAAAAAAGACATCGTTTGGGCCCTTTAATGAAAATCAGCAAATTTCCATAGAATGAGCATGTTCTCCATTCTAACTTCAAGAGAATCCCATAAAACCCATGACCCATATCATCTGACTGTCACCTGTTCACCTTAGGCTGATGGGGACATCAGACAATGCTTGATGTTTTTCAACGTTTTTGATTTTTTTGCTGCTCCAGAGTGGCAGAAAACCGTTTTCTGTGAAAGGAGAACTTTATGTTTTACCACGACAAAAAACTGCAATACACCGTTCGGGTGGACCGCCCGGATCCCTGCTTCGCCCGCATGCTG
This portion of the Deinococcus misasensis DSM 22328 genome encodes:
- a CDS encoding FtsW/RodA/SpoVE family cell cycle protein, with amino-acid sequence MLYEGTLKPTLTLKSRQYQQLLWLAQGILGVLGMIGVATAMPGELTGHIPQTLLAMLAAFIFAMLRPKGIIRIAPFMWVVSLILLVLTLFIGVGGNDSEVKRWLEIGPIRFQPSEIAKLTLIMQLGSAFARKGVNAKLWQSSLMIMTTTFLVILEPDLGTSVLIFASGILMMFAAGVRFTSISALILSLFLVALPFASSYLERHPYITARFFGHVNTVQGKDTSQDSGYQIKQARKAMERGGLWGQGVDGRMPRLPAKDTDMIIASVAFATGFIGVAMVILAYWLVAYVGLGASAMVVSAGTFRPHLHAASIMATGAMFMIVGQAFVNLCVAIGLFPVTGVPLPMVSNGGSSQLSMGIAFGLIHSALREVRLAEGTNPEHASAL